In Mucilaginibacter sp. KACC 22063, the genomic stretch TTTTCAATTCGGTGGTATGGAACATCCGGGCGAGGTGCAATATAAAGCGTCGAGCTTGTTTCTTGACGATGGTGCAACAAAAGACCAGTTAATCAGCCGCATTAACCTGATCTCGCACGAAACAGCCCACATGTGGTTCGGTGATATGGTAACCATGCGCTGGTTCAATGATGTTTGGATGAAAGAGGTATTCGCCAACTTTATGGCCGATAAAGTGACCGAGAAACTGATGGGAAGCGAAACCTTCAAGCTTAAGTTCTTGCAGGATCATTATCCGGCTGCCTATGGTGTCGACCGCACAACCGGCGCTAACCCCATCCGCCAGCAACTGGATAACTTGCAGGATGCAGGATCAATGTACGGCAATATCATCTATCACAAAGCACCGATTATGATGCGCGGCCTAGAGATGTTGATGGGGAAAGAGAACTTTCGGAAAGGTGTGCAAGAGTATTTAAAAAAGTATGCATACAGCAATGCCACCTGGCCCGATTTGATCGCCATATTAAGTAAGTATACTAAAGCTGACCTTTATAAATGGAACAAGGTTTGGGTAAACCAGCCCGGCAGGCCGGTGTTTGATTACAAGGTAAGTTACAGCGGAGATAAGATCAGTAAGTTTACGCTTACCCAGCATCCTGAATTTGGCGAAGAACGTTACTGGCCACAAACCTTTAATATTTTATTAGTCTACCCAGATCATTCTAAAAATATCCCGGTTAGTGTAAGTGATAAATCCTTAAATATTACTAAAGCCATAGGTGGAAAAAAGCCTGAGTATATCGTATTTGATACCGAAGGTGTTGGATATGGCCTTTTGCCATTAGATACTATAGCCCTTAAAAATGTATTTAAGGTGCATAACCCGCTTCAGCGGGCGTCTACTTATATTACTGCTTATGAAAATATGCTGGCTGGCAGATATATTAAACCGGATCAATTGATTGATTTACTTTCCGCTGGTTTAAAGGCAGAGGATAATGAAATGAACCTGCGTTTGATAACAGGTTATATCGGTAGCATTTATTGGGAGTTTTTGTCGCCTGCCAAACGAAAGGATTTAATCGTTAAATTGGAGGATTTGCTTTGGGATGCCATGCAGCAACAAGCTGCTGCAAATAATAAGAAGGTCTTATTTAAAACCTATCAGGATATTTACCTGAGTAATGCAGCTAAACAAAACATTTACACTATCTGGCAAAAGCAGCAGGCACCTGCCGGTATAAAGCTTGCCGAAGATGATTATACTTCCCTTGCGTTTTCTATTGCTTTAAAAAGTGATACAGTTACGCATGTATTGCAACAGCAAGAGGAACGTATTAAAAACGCAGACCGTAAAAAGCGTATCGAGTTTTTAATGCCTGCACTTGCTTTGGACCAGCAAACCCGCGATCAGTTTTTTTATAGTCTAAAAGCTCGTAAGAATCGTGAAAAGGAAGCATGGGTAGGTACTGCGCTATATTACCTCAATCATCCGTTAAGGCAAAAAACTTCTGTGAAATATGTACAGACAAGCCTTGATATGGCCGACGAAATCCAGCGGACAGGTGACATCTTTTTTCCATCTTCATGGTTAGGTGCATCGCTTGGTAGTTATCAAAGCCATGAGGTGGCACAAATGGTAAGGGACTTTATAAAAGTACACCCTAACTATAACCCCAAACTGCGCGACAAGATATTGCAGGCAGCGGATAATGTTTTCAGGGCTGAAAAACTGATTGATTAATGTTTCATAAATGACATACCTACTGCTGTACCTGCACCGATAAGGCTACCAACAGCAACGTCGGTAGGGTAGTGCACACCAAGGTACATGCGTGAATAGCTGATGGTGCCTGCCCATAAAAAGGCAGGTGCAATCACATACCATTTGGGGTAAGCAATGGATAATGCTGTTGCCGTAGATATACTGGTAGCAGCATGGCCTGACGGGAAGGATGTGCTGCCGGCCCGGTATACGGGTATGATCTCTATATCTTTTATAAAAGGCCGTGGCCGCCTCACAAAGTGTTTAATTAAATAAGTAACACCGTAGGTGATAGCAGTACTGGTGGCTATATAACCTGCATTTTGCCTCATTACCTTATCATGGCCCAAAGTTCCACCTATAAACAAACCTGCGGGTACGCCAATATCGCCGTATTTGATGGTATTGGTCCAGAACAGCATGGCATGTGTTTTTGGGTTTGACCGCCCGCGGGCAATATTGATCATCACCTGGTTTTCCCAGGCCTGGATTTTCCCAGGTGGCTCAATAATTACAGGCGATTGAGCAAAGGCATGTAAACCACAAAAAACAAGCACTAAATGAAACAGTATCAGTACTGCGCTGTATTGTATTTTTTGACAAATAGATTTCAAGAAATTTCGGTGTAAAGTCAAATTATTTTGCCACTTTAAATGCATTACTATCACATGACAATGTATCGTAATAATAACACATTTTTGTTGTTATATGTTCAATCAATCTAAACAGGTTTATTAAATGAATTATCAGGAGATATTGGAGCAAGTTAGCGAGTACGTTAAATACTTCTACCAAAATAATGATATGGGCAAGTTTCCATATCACGATAAAAAACATACTAATGAAGTAGTGACCCGTGCTACAGAAATTGCTAACCATTATCAGTTAGACGACCATGACTTTTTTATTGTAGTAGCCGCTGCATGGTTTCATGATCTGGGTTATCCTATTGATGCAAAACACCATGAAGAACAGGGGGCTGTACTTGCCGAGAACTTCCTGAAAAAGCATGCTGTACCTGCCGAAGACATAGATGCGGTTAAGCGCTGCATAATGGCTACCAAAATGCCGCAAAATCCGCAATCGCTTAATGAAAGGATCTTATGCGATGCCGATCTGTTTAACCTCGGTACAGATACCTTTCGCGACCGTGATAAACTATTGCGCGACGAGTATAACGAGTGGCACCAGGATGGTATCAGCAAATATGACTGGCATTTAAAAACCATCCACTTTTTGGAAATGCAGCACTACCATACAGATTATGCACAACTGCTGCTTACAGAAACCAAACAAAAAAATTTAGAAGAATTAAAAGACAAAGTGGCCAAAAAAGAAAAGGAAAAGGATAAAGACGCTGAAAGGGATAACAAAAAGCTGGTAAAAGAGCAAAAGTTTGATGATCCGGTGCAGATACTTCCAACAAAAGAACCTGTAGCTACAGCAAGTAAAAAAAGTAAAAAAGACAAGCCCGAGAAGGGGATCGAAACCATGTTCCGTATCAGCTCGAGCAACCATCAACGTTTAAGCGATATGGCCGACAACAAGGCGCATATCATGATCACGGTCAATTCAATCATATTATCGGCAATTATCAGTTTGTTGTTGCGCCGTTTAAGTGAAAACGAATACCTGATCATCCCAACCTGTATTATATTAACAGTAAGTTTGCTGGCAATGACCTTTGCCATACTGGCAACAAGGCCTTCCTTACCCGAGGGGGTTTTTACCCGTCAGGATGTTGATAATAAACAGGTTAACCTGTTGTTCTTTGGTAATTTTTACCGTATGTCGCTTGATGATTATACCTATGGTATGGCAAAAATGATGGAAGACAGGGACTTTTTGTATGGCAGCTTAACCAGGGATGTTTATACACAAGGCATTGTATTAGGTAAAAAATATCGCCTGTTGCGCATATCTTATAACATATTTATGTTTGGCCTTATTGGGGCTGTACTGGCATTCATTATTGCTTCGGCATTTTTCGGTCATAAATAAACAATTATGCTTCAGTCTGCCGAATTTTTTAACCGCGATATTAGCTGGCTGGCTTTTAATGGCCGTGTATTAGAAGAAGCTGCTAAACCCAATACGCCATTAATTGAAAGGGTTAAGTTTCTTGGGATATTCTCATCCAATCTTGATGAGTTTTACCGGGTACGTATGCCGGTATTAAAAGCCTTAGAGAAGATCAGCAAAAAAGATAGCAACGATTTTGACTTTGATGAGCAGGCAAAGGTCTTGCATCAGGCAGGCAACATTATCCATGAGCAGCAGGTTAGGTTCGGCGATATTTTTGTGAATCAGTTGATACCCGGTTTACGCGAAAAGGGTGTGCATGTATGTTATAGCGAAGAATTTCCGGATTTTGTAAAAAGTGAGGTAAGCGATTATTTCCTTTCGGAAGTGATGGCTTTTCTACAACCGGTACCGCTTGATGAAAAAGCCATCTTCTTTCCGGAAAATAATAAGCTGTATTTTATTGTACAGCTAAAAGATAAGGACGACAAAGAACAGCTAATGTTGTTGAATATCCCGTCAGACCAGCTGCCGCGATTCTTCACCACACAAACAGATGATGGGCAAATTATCTTCTTCCTTGATGATATCATCCGGTATAATATGGATAAGGTTTTCCGCAATATGGAGATCATATCCTGTTATAGTTTTAAGATCACCCGCGATGCCGAACTTGATTTGAAAGATGAATACCCTGGAGACTTATCAGAGCAGATAGAAAAGCAGCTGAGCAAGCGCGATGCAGGCTTAGCCACAAGGTTTTTATTTGAGCAGGGTTTGCCATTACGTATACTGGAAATGTTGCGAATGGAACTGAAGATAGAAAACGCAACCACAGTAGAAGGTGCACGTTATCATAACCTGAAAGATCTGGTATCATTACCGGTCAGCAATAAGGATTTGGCTTATGATAAGTGGCCGCCAATTGATTTGCCCGAAGTTAAAGTAGCCAGAACCATTGCCGAGGTAATTGAAGAGAAGGACCTGATGGTGCATGCGCCATACCAATCCTATCATCCGGTATTGCGGTTTTTTAATGAGGCTGCCATTAACCCCGATGTTGTTGAAATCAATGTAACGCTTTACCGTGTAGCCAGCGACTCGCGCATTGTTAATGCGCTGATCAGCGCCGCTAAGAATGGAAAAAAGGTAAATGTTGTTGTTGAACTGAAAGCCCGTTTTGATGAAGCCAACAATTTAAAGTGGGCCAAGAAAATGAAAGCGGCAGGAGTGAGCATTATTTACAGCATCACTGCGCTTAAAATACATGCTAAAATAGCACTGGTAAAAACTAAAAGGAACAACCGCATAAAATATACCGGCTTGCTGGCCACCGGTAACTTAAATGAGGGGACAGCCAGGTTTTATACAGATCACATTTTGCTTACTGCCAATACCAAGCTGTTGCGCGAAGTGGAGTTACTGTTTATTTTCCTTGCTAAACGCCAAAAAGTATCCTCGCCGGATATGATCGGCTTTGAGCATTTGTTGGTTGCACAGTTCAATTTGCAAAGCAAGTTCTTAGCGTTGATTGACCGCGAAATCGGCTTTGCCAAACAAGGTTTGCCTGCGCAGATCACCATCAAAATGAATAACCTTGAAGAAGAGGTGTTGATTAATAAACTTTATGAAGCATCGCAGGCAGGGGTTAAAATAGCCTTAATTGTTCGTAGTATTTGCCGCTTGATTCCAGGTGTAGCAGGCATGAGCGAAAACATCAACATACGGCGTATTGTAGATCGTTACCTGGAGCATGGGCGTGTATTTATTTTCGGCAATAATGGTAACATGGAACTGTTTATGGGTTCTGCCGACTGGATGAACAGGAATATCTATCATCGGATAGAGGTATGTTTCCCGGTATATGACGAAGACATAAAAAAGGAAATGATGCAGTTGATCGATTTTCAACTAAATGATAATGTTCAGGCAGTTAGGATAGATGATTCTTTAAATAATGTAAAAATTGAAGCAAATGGTAATCATTTAAGCTCGCAAAGGGCGATTTATCAATTTTTGCAGCGAAAGAATTAAATAAAATGTTAAAATTTGCGCAGAGTTTATAAAATATGGGCCTGCCTTTAAACATCGAATCACCGTTTGAAATTCATTTATCCTTTTTCGAGGTAATTGAAAAGCTTGAGAAAGTTGCGTCTGATCCGAATAATGTAAAGGCTGCCGAGGCGAAAGAACTGCTTGCCGAGATTGCGCTGCATCCTGAACTGCGGGATGGTATAAACACCATTGAAGAGATTGAGCAGAATGCAGAACTAATACGCAGGATGCTTGCAGATTACTTTCCGGCCGAACTTTCTGAAAATGAAATTAAAGCAGTAGGCCTGCCTTATCGTAAGGTAGTTTTTAACTTTTCTGAGCGCTTTAAACGAATACTTGATGCAGCTGGTCCCGATTTTGACATCGGTATCCGCGATTTTGACGAGCACCAATCCTATGTGTTAAGCTGCTGCATTATTCTTAACGAGCATTATGGTACCCGGTTAGATTTTAATAAACCCATGTTTTATGATATCCCTACAGCTAATGGTACCATAAAACACTACCGTATTTTATATAACGCCGATTTTCTGCACATAACGCCAACAGAGCGTTCTGTAAAGCTAACGCAGGAAGATATCGACCTGCTGCTGGACAATTACGACGACCTGGAGTTATGGAAAGCCAAGTTTCCGAAAGAAAGCTGGATGCTGCGCGGGTTTTCTTTAATGAACCTGTATGATGCAACTGTTGAAAATGCGGTTTCATTACTTAAAGAAAAGCTGCTTAGCTCTGATCTGGCTAACTTTAAAGAAAGCATGGAATCTATTTTCCGTTCCATTTACAGCTTGCCCGATCTTAGGGTGGGGTTTATGCTGTACAATAAGGAAGCGAACATTTTTAGTAACACTAATTTAGACAACCCGTTAAAAAGCTATATTTTAAAAGAGGGTGAAATAGGGCTTGACAATACGATATGCATGGAGTTTTATAATGACACTGTGCAGGAACGTAATTATTTTGCAATAGCAGATGTTGAACGTTTTGCCGGGGAAAACAATAGCGGATTGGGACTGCATTTGTTGGCAGAGGATATACGCAGTATCATATTGGCGCCTGTAATTAAAAACGGCATATTGTTAGGTGTGTTAGAATTGGTTTCGTCAACCGCTAAAGCATTAAACAGTGTTAATGCACACAAGTTGGAAATGGTGATGCCATTTTTAACAGATACGGTTGAACGCGGTGTATCTGAATTTCAAAACCAGGTCCAAGCCATCATTCAAAATTATTATACCACCATACACACCAGTGTTTACTGGCGGTTCAGGGAAGAGGCGCAAAAACTGATTCATGCGCGCCGGCAGGGCGAAAGTTACGCGCTTAAAGAAGTTATATTTAACGACGTGTACCCTTTATACGGGCAGATTGATATCAAGGGGTCGTCTGAAGCGCGTAATGCTAGTATTCAGCATGACCTGAAAAATCAACTGAGTGCATTGCTTGTTACCTTGTACCAGGCCGAAAAGTTTTGTGGTAAAGCAGCTTTTGAAGGAGAGCGAAAGATGGTAGAGGGTTTCATGAACGAATTGAAAAACCCGATACTGGCCAGTACCGAACAGCATATTACCGATTACCTGAGCAGTGTAGTGCATTATAAGTTGTTACAGCAAAACTGTAGCGACCTCAGGCCTGCACTTGACAGCTATTTTGCGGAAACAAATAAAAAGTCGGGCGATTTTTACATCCACCGACGTAAGTATGAAACAACAGTATCGTTGATCAATGACAAGCTTACGCGCTATCTTGATGTTAAGGAAGCCGAGGCCCAGTTAATATTTCCGCATTATTACGAGCGTTTTAAAACCGATGGGGTAGAGCATAATATGTATATCGGTGCTTCCATTTCTCCCGACCGTGGATTTAACCTTACGCATTTGCATCATCTAAGGCTTTGGCAATTGACTGCACTATGTGAAATGGAAAGAGCCTATAATGAAATTAAACCAAGGCTGCCTTTTCAATTTGAGGTTACTACGCTCATACTGGCTTATTACACAGCAATATCCATCCGTTTCCGCATGGACGAAAAACGTTTTGATATAGACGGTACCTACAATGCACGTTTCGAGATCGTTAAAAAACGTATAGATAAAGCGCATATCAAAAATTCGGCTGAAAGAATAACTGAAGCTGGTAAAGTAACTATTGTTTATTCGAGCGATACCGAGGAGCAGGAATATCGCGGTTATATTGCCAAGCTGCAGCAGCAACATTTACTTGGCGATGAAATCGAAAACTTTGAGTTGGAAGATCTGCAGGGCGTAGCTGGATTACGCGCACTTCGTGTTAAAATTACACACTAAATTTCCCGCTTTTACGAGATTTATTCTACATTTGTCACCCCGTTGTCAATTAGTCAATTTGGTTTACTATTTTAGTCAACTTGGTTTACTTTTGCTTCATCAATCAAGTAGACATGGCAACGTTAAGTTTATCACAGCATACTTTTCAAAATTTCTTTAAAAAATCTCAGGCAACTACCAGCTTTAAATGCATTGAGTTTAATAAAGAGACAGGCGAATGCGAAAAAAGCGAACGTCAGGAAAATGTCATTCCGACTAAAACTAACTGGAAAAATGTAACAAACTACTTATTGCATGCCTCTTATGAAGGTTTTAAGCAAAATCTTAACGGTGCCGATATCAATATCGATTACCTGCTGCTGACCATCAAAGTGTATAGTGCAATTGGCTTAAAGCTGGTATCAAAACCGGCAAAGTCAATTTCGCATACCGTAAATAAAATTATTTCAACGCTCAATCGTCCTCATAATCACTCAGTACTCAATTAACATTTAGAAAGTAAATGGAAACTATAACACCCTCCATATATATCAAGCGTACCATGCTGGTATTGGCCGGCATTCTTACTACAGTTTTGTCTTTTGGGCAAACTGTAGTAAACGGTACGGTTACTGATATTAAAACCAAAGAAACGCTACCTTATGTAACCGTAGTTTTTAACGGAAGTACACAAGGGGTAAGCACAGATGTAAACGGTAAATTTCATATCGTTACCAACAAGCCTGAACTCAACCAGATCAAGGTATCATTTGTAGGTTACAAAACTGTGATCCGTAATATCGAACCCGGTAAGGAACAAACCGTGAACGTAGCGCTTGGCGCAGACAGCCGTTTACTTACCGAGGTAGTTGTAAGATCAGGTAAGAAAGCCAAATATCGTAACAAAGACAATCCGGCTGTTGAACTGATCCGCAAGGTAATTGCGCATAAGGCTCAAAACCGTGTTGAAAGCTATGATTATGCCGAATACAAACAGTATGAGCGCATGAATTTTTACCTGAGCAACCTGTCTGACCAGTTTAAACAAAAAAAGATCTTCAAAAATTATCAGTTCCTTTTTGAACAACAGGATTCAACCGCTATCGGCGGTAAAAATGTGCTTCCTGTTTATATGGAAGAAAAGCTTTCGCAAAACTATTATCGCAAGGCGCCTTACGCTAAAAAGCAAATTATAGAGGCTACCAAGCAAGTTAAATACGACGAGAACTTTGTAGATAATCAAGGTTTGTCGGCTTACTTTAACCGTTTGTACCAGGATATCAATATTTACGATAATAACGTATCCCTGCTTACCAACCAGTTGCTAAGCCCTATTGCTGATCACTCACCTGATTTTTATAAGTTCTTTATTACGGATACGCTAAAAGATCAAAGCCCGCAGTTAATTGAGTTAAGCTTTACCCCGCGTAATACTACTGATATGCTTTTTGAGGGTAAGCTTTACGTTACTATGGATGGTAACTACGCTGTTGAAGGTGCACAGTTGACCGTTAACAAGCATATCAACCTGAACT encodes the following:
- a CDS encoding M1 family metallopeptidase, whose translation is MCAVKSLSFLLFCALTIPAFAQKAEPVAVENGVSYQLANYRQKAIDNIQYTLDFTIPAEKSKEIQATEIIAFDLKNNNQLLQLDFKQDAAHIKSISVNGKQANTDLQHEHLLIDKSLLHTGANKISIDFIAGNESLNRNEDYLYALFVPDHARSVFPCFDQPDLKAKFLLTLTVPQGWNVLANGVKKDSLAKGNQVTYHFANSDKLPTYLFSFTAGKYNSVIKAIGNRKAEFLYRETDQAKIKLSVDSVFDIHKNAIDFLQGYTGIGFPFQKVGFVAIPDFQFGGMEHPGEVQYKASSLFLDDGATKDQLISRINLISHETAHMWFGDMVTMRWFNDVWMKEVFANFMADKVTEKLMGSETFKLKFLQDHYPAAYGVDRTTGANPIRQQLDNLQDAGSMYGNIIYHKAPIMMRGLEMLMGKENFRKGVQEYLKKYAYSNATWPDLIAILSKYTKADLYKWNKVWVNQPGRPVFDYKVSYSGDKISKFTLTQHPEFGEERYWPQTFNILLVYPDHSKNIPVSVSDKSLNITKAIGGKKPEYIVFDTEGVGYGLLPLDTIALKNVFKVHNPLQRASTYITAYENMLAGRYIKPDQLIDLLSAGLKAEDNEMNLRLITGYIGSIYWEFLSPAKRKDLIVKLEDLLWDAMQQQAAANNKKVLFKTYQDIYLSNAAKQNIYTIWQKQQAPAGIKLAEDDYTSLAFSIALKSDTVTHVLQQQEERIKNADRKKRIEFLMPALALDQQTRDQFFYSLKARKNREKEAWVGTALYYLNHPLRQKTSVKYVQTSLDMADEIQRTGDIFFPSSWLGASLGSYQSHEVAQMVRDFIKVHPNYNPKLRDKILQAADNVFRAEKLID
- a CDS encoding phosphatase PAP2 family protein → MKSICQKIQYSAVLILFHLVLVFCGLHAFAQSPVIIEPPGKIQAWENQVMINIARGRSNPKTHAMLFWTNTIKYGDIGVPAGLFIGGTLGHDKVMRQNAGYIATSTAITYGVTYLIKHFVRRPRPFIKDIEIIPVYRAGSTSFPSGHAATSISTATALSIAYPKWYVIAPAFLWAGTISYSRMYLGVHYPTDVAVGSLIGAGTAVGMSFMKH
- a CDS encoding Pycsar system effector family protein; translation: MNYQEILEQVSEYVKYFYQNNDMGKFPYHDKKHTNEVVTRATEIANHYQLDDHDFFIVVAAAWFHDLGYPIDAKHHEEQGAVLAENFLKKHAVPAEDIDAVKRCIMATKMPQNPQSLNERILCDADLFNLGTDTFRDRDKLLRDEYNEWHQDGISKYDWHLKTIHFLEMQHYHTDYAQLLLTETKQKNLEELKDKVAKKEKEKDKDAERDNKKLVKEQKFDDPVQILPTKEPVATASKKSKKDKPEKGIETMFRISSSNHQRLSDMADNKAHIMITVNSIILSAIISLLLRRLSENEYLIIPTCIILTVSLLAMTFAILATRPSLPEGVFTRQDVDNKQVNLLFFGNFYRMSLDDYTYGMAKMMEDRDFLYGSLTRDVYTQGIVLGKKYRLLRISYNIFMFGLIGAVLAFIIASAFFGHK
- the ppk1 gene encoding polyphosphate kinase 1, with amino-acid sequence MLQSAEFFNRDISWLAFNGRVLEEAAKPNTPLIERVKFLGIFSSNLDEFYRVRMPVLKALEKISKKDSNDFDFDEQAKVLHQAGNIIHEQQVRFGDIFVNQLIPGLREKGVHVCYSEEFPDFVKSEVSDYFLSEVMAFLQPVPLDEKAIFFPENNKLYFIVQLKDKDDKEQLMLLNIPSDQLPRFFTTQTDDGQIIFFLDDIIRYNMDKVFRNMEIISCYSFKITRDAELDLKDEYPGDLSEQIEKQLSKRDAGLATRFLFEQGLPLRILEMLRMELKIENATTVEGARYHNLKDLVSLPVSNKDLAYDKWPPIDLPEVKVARTIAEVIEEKDLMVHAPYQSYHPVLRFFNEAAINPDVVEINVTLYRVASDSRIVNALISAAKNGKKVNVVVELKARFDEANNLKWAKKMKAAGVSIIYSITALKIHAKIALVKTKRNNRIKYTGLLATGNLNEGTARFYTDHILLTANTKLLREVELLFIFLAKRQKVSSPDMIGFEHLLVAQFNLQSKFLALIDREIGFAKQGLPAQITIKMNNLEEEVLINKLYEASQAGVKIALIVRSICRLIPGVAGMSENINIRRIVDRYLEHGRVFIFGNNGNMELFMGSADWMNRNIYHRIEVCFPVYDEDIKKEMMQLIDFQLNDNVQAVRIDDSLNNVKIEANGNHLSSQRAIYQFLQRKN
- a CDS encoding GAF domain-containing protein, with product MGLPLNIESPFEIHLSFFEVIEKLEKVASDPNNVKAAEAKELLAEIALHPELRDGINTIEEIEQNAELIRRMLADYFPAELSENEIKAVGLPYRKVVFNFSERFKRILDAAGPDFDIGIRDFDEHQSYVLSCCIILNEHYGTRLDFNKPMFYDIPTANGTIKHYRILYNADFLHITPTERSVKLTQEDIDLLLDNYDDLELWKAKFPKESWMLRGFSLMNLYDATVENAVSLLKEKLLSSDLANFKESMESIFRSIYSLPDLRVGFMLYNKEANIFSNTNLDNPLKSYILKEGEIGLDNTICMEFYNDTVQERNYFAIADVERFAGENNSGLGLHLLAEDIRSIILAPVIKNGILLGVLELVSSTAKALNSVNAHKLEMVMPFLTDTVERGVSEFQNQVQAIIQNYYTTIHTSVYWRFREEAQKLIHARRQGESYALKEVIFNDVYPLYGQIDIKGSSEARNASIQHDLKNQLSALLVTLYQAEKFCGKAAFEGERKMVEGFMNELKNPILASTEQHITDYLSSVVHYKLLQQNCSDLRPALDSYFAETNKKSGDFYIHRRKYETTVSLINDKLTRYLDVKEAEAQLIFPHYYERFKTDGVEHNMYIGASISPDRGFNLTHLHHLRLWQLTALCEMERAYNEIKPRLPFQFEVTTLILAYYTAISIRFRMDEKRFDIDGTYNARFEIVKKRIDKAHIKNSAERITEAGKVTIVYSSDTEEQEYRGYIAKLQQQHLLGDEIENFELEDLQGVAGLRALRVKITH